The DNA segment GATTACCCTGGTTCTGGGTAGTTTTATACTTGTTCTTGCTGTTGAGCGCTACAACATTCATAGAAGATTGGCCTTAAATGTGAGTTTCCCTTATCGATTTTACTCGTTTCAACTGTATTTTTCTCCCTCAAGTTGATTCCTTCTTGTTAGAAAATTGACATAGCTGACAGTAATCCATAGAACACATGAAGTTTATAGCAGCTTCTTTGTGTTTGGATCGATTTTGGACTCAAATTCAAAGTAGATTATTAAAAGATTATACTATTTGTTGAAGCAATTAAAAGGAAATTTTGCTCAAATGCTATCACAAAAAGGGTTTTCTTTTTTGGCAAAAAAACAATACTGGGtcttttaatttgctcaaaagcTTCAACATGATTTCAGACTGCAAAAAATTATCAAACTAGTCCctgtatattagattaaagaacaCAATGGTCCTTTCTGTTAAAAATGCCATCCATAtatactgttaaaaattggtgtgGTTGATAGAATAACTAGATAGTGACATGTGACATGCCACATGTATTTTATACTGATGTATAGGGATcgatttttaatagaaaaatggatgaaattgttAACAGAAGAACCAaattactctttgatctaataaataagaattaatttactatttttttaataaatgaggTAAAATGCAATCGACTCCTAATATAGAGGTCTCCATGGCACTTTTACCGATTTCAAAACATATCTTTTACTTGTTATTATCATACCATTTGTTGTagtaaaagtttttaaaattattttttagattctAAATTAGCCACTAAACTTTAAAAATGTTCTAATTGAGtcatcaaaatattaatattatatcaatcaGGTCTTTTCGTTAACCTAATAACTGATTTAAGTCTTATATGTAGCATTTTTAAAATGTGTGgattaaattttaaccatgtaTGTACTTATGGACAATTTGGATTTAACATATTAAAGAAAAACAATGTTATTAAAAAGATAGTGTTACATTTGAACTAACATTTAATGCCGAAGCTAATGGTTAAACAAATAGAAAGATCTAATTGTTACAAAACTAATAATTTAAAGTTTCAATcagaatgttttgaaatttagagACTGATATCAAACTTTGAGTCATCATTTAAGGACTTATGGTGAAATTAACCCAAtcattaaaatgaaaaagaagtgccaaaccctttttctttttcttttttttctgacAAGTCATATGAACATATCTGTTTTGGATTTAGAGAGACAACATTATATCATAACCAAAAATTCCCATCATGCCTACTCAACTAACGTTGTGCGTGGATCACACAGATCACTTCGCGCTTCTGCGGGGAGCCAGTGAACCCACCTCTCCTCTTACTCGGCATATGCGGGACCACTTTCTTCCTCAGCATGTGGATGCACAACGTGGCCTGCGCCGTCATGATGATGCCCGTTGCCACCGGGATCCTACAGCGCCTCCCGACGGGCCCCACCCAATCCACCCACATCCGCGACTTCTGTCGGGCTGTCATCCTCGGCGTCACGTTCGCCACCCCCATCGGTGGGATGAGCACCCTCACCGGAACCGGTGTCAACTTGATATTGGTAGCCATGTATAAAGGCTCATATCCAGATGCTGAACCCATCGGCTATAACACATGGTTCTTCTTCGGTTTCCCCTTGGCCGTCTTGATTTTCTTCGCGTTTTGGGCGATACTCTGTCTGCTCTACTTATCCAGAGGCTCTAGCCAAGCCCTCTCTGCCTACTTGGATAAAACCCACCTCAAGAGGGAACTCAACTTGTTAGgtatataaacaaattaaacccCACTAAAATAATCGGAGTTCAATGATataatttgatgaaattaaagTAGTATTTTGCATTTGGTATGAACAGGTCCAATGGCTTTTGCAGAGAAGATGGTTTTAGCTGTGTTCGGGGTTCGTATTTATCTCTAATCAATGACTATTATGTTTATAATGACTTTTAACTAAAAAGACAAAGGTAAATGGCTAAGTACAGGTGCTGGTAGCTTTATGGATGACCAGAAGCATAACTGAAGACATTCCGGGATGGGGAACTCTGTTCAATGGCCGTGCAGGCGATGGAACCGTCAGTGTGAGTAACATAAACTTTAAAAGAAGACTTGCAATGATAAAGCCCCAAAATTTGATGTGATGAACTATAATCTTAAACCGTGTAGGTTCTTGTGGCAACTTTTTTGTTCGTAATTCCCAACAAGAAGCGAAAGGGAGAGAAATTGATGGACTGGAACGAATGCAAGAAGCTGCCATGGAACATTATTTTGTTACTAGGGGCTGGTTTCGCCATAGCCGACGGAGTCCAGTCAAGCGGACTCGCTGATCAATTATCCAAAACTCTAGATTTTCTCGAAGAGGCTCCGTATTTAGCTATTGCCCCCGCGGTGTGTTTAATCTGTGCCATAATTACCGAGTTTATAACATCAAATGATGCTACTGCTACCCTTGTGCTTCCACTTTTGATTCAAATGGCAAAAACCATGCATGTTCACCCATTACTCCTTATGGTCCCTGGAGCAGTGGGATCACAATTTGCTTTTATTCTTGCGACGGCAACACCTTCGAATATCATTGGATTCGCGACGGGGCATATAAATATTCCAGATATGGTGAAGACGGGGATACCGCTTAAGACTGCTGGCATTGTGATTTTATCCTTGTTAATGCCTACGCTTGGTAAGCTAATCCTTCCTTATTCCATTTTTAGTTCAAACGACAGGTTTTTGTGGGTTTATAATTTGTTGTAAACTTTTGTGATGGCAggtgtttatgtttttggactaaacGGAGGAGTTCAATAGCTGCAAGGGGaagtatgatatatatatacatgtatgtatatagtGTCGTTTGATAgcaaaaaatggtaaaatttatcGAGACAAGATGTACAGCCATACAGGTCTATCACAAGTTGTGCAAAAGCATGAGAAGAATGAAGCTTCATTTATTGGTTGCAACAAAGTGATCAGAAGAGTTGTGGGGAGAATTCTTGAATCTACTTTATCATTTTGTAGAATAtgtatttcatttgtttttcaatttttatagaaAATGTTTGTGCATTCATAGTGATGAATTTATTACCATGAATTGTTGTGTTAGTAGAAATTGTCCTCAGAAACTTGAGGAGTGTAGAGCTACCATCAAAACAAAGAATTCACCTCATCACATCACATAAATCAAAATCCAACCCAAGGTTTAAGTGAAAACAGAGCATTCAAAACAGGATGGGGTTCTAATCCCATAAATTGAATATTTGACCCCGGAAGCTAGCGATGCCCATCTTGATACATGTCTTGTTATATGCTGCTGCCCTCGTAGACTAAACTGATGTTCTCAAGTCTCTTGATATCCTTTAGCAACGCTTTTATCCTCCAGTTGTAAATCTTTAATCTCCACCATTTTGCTGAATGAAAAAAGTAGCTCCTGATTTTGATTTATCAACGCACATGCTGTTCCTGTTCCAGCACGGCCTCGCTTCCTTGCAAAAACACCGAAACAATGGTGACTATTGCTATAGTTGTGAGTATTATTCAGTACATTCATTCCTCTACTGTGATCCTCTTGCCAAGTATTGCTTAGGCTTCTTGCCTTACTAATTGTCTGCTCTACCTTTGCTTCTATTCCTTCAAAGCAACATTCATTTCTTTATAGCCATATGTACCAACGAATGCTGATCATCTCGTATCTGCCAGGGCTAAGTCTGCTGTTCTTTGATGGAGGCTCTTTATTATCATCTTAAATGATCCTAGTCAGTACAAAACATCCAATATCATGATTACCAATCCCATGTGTTCTTATACCTACATTCGAACCAAACCATGTTCCCCTAGCAAACCAATTTGTTTAGGCCCATTGgagtaataaatttttttgaccaaATAGGTTCGCCA comes from the Gossypium hirsutum isolate 1008001.06 chromosome A06, Gossypium_hirsutum_v2.1, whole genome shotgun sequence genome and includes:
- the LOC107961925 gene encoding tonoplast dicarboxylate transporter — protein: MPAGDNSDDSKAPLLPINEPVESSSSSPFSLKSLISLKSFYVVLGPILCAIVCVFVKFDGPVTSRNMLAVLAWVFSWWLTEAVPMPITSMAPLFLFPLFGISSADSVAHSYMDDVITLVLGSFILVLAVERYNIHRRLALNITSRFCGEPVNPPLLLLGICGTTFFLSMWMHNVACAVMMMPVATGILQRLPTGPTQSTHIRDFCRAVILGVTFATPIGGMSTLTGTGVNLILVAMYKGSYPDAEPIGYNTWFFFGFPLAVLIFFAFWAILCLLYLSRGSSQALSAYLDKTHLKRELNLLGPMAFAEKMVLAVFGVLVALWMTRSITEDIPGWGTLFNGRAGDGTVSVLVATFLFVIPNKKRKGEKLMDWNECKKLPWNIILLLGAGFAIADGVQSSGLADQLSKTLDFLEEAPYLAIAPAVCLICAIITEFITSNDATATLVLPLLIQMAKTMHVHPLLLMVPGAVGSQFAFILATATPSNIIGFATGHINIPDMVKTGIPLKTAGIVILSLLMPTLGVYVFGLNGGVQ